One Nitrospina watsonii DNA segment encodes these proteins:
- the holB gene encoding DNA polymerase III subunit delta', which yields MPFETILGQGQAKHIISRAIENGTVAHAYLYYGPESVGKKRMAMEFAKALNCAQPGTDGACGVCPSCLKIDQGQHPDVFLLEPTKASSTARDAAIKIEEIRELQKKLGYTPYEGRYKVAVIDGAEKMNPQACNAFLKTLEEPPGSTLLILVTSNPYQMLPTLISRCQGVMFHPLPPEALRSILETHPDSEGMLDEEIELRVLRSQGQVARALAEDVAEIARYREELLALIGQLSFRRMDVLFQWSREVARGGDTQKILEELLGLLRDLAVLQAGCGAEALNNRDLASRLAPLTQGKSRAAVLHMMDAVFRTRHILNMNANVQLSLENMLLQFCEAA from the coding sequence ATGCCCTTCGAGACGATACTTGGCCAAGGCCAGGCTAAACATATTATCAGTCGTGCCATCGAAAACGGCACGGTAGCGCACGCCTACCTGTACTACGGCCCCGAAAGCGTAGGCAAAAAGCGAATGGCGATGGAATTCGCCAAAGCTCTGAATTGCGCCCAGCCCGGCACCGACGGTGCTTGCGGTGTGTGCCCGTCCTGCCTCAAAATCGATCAGGGCCAGCACCCGGACGTGTTCCTGCTGGAACCGACCAAGGCCAGTTCCACCGCCCGCGACGCCGCCATCAAGATCGAAGAAATCCGCGAATTGCAAAAGAAACTCGGCTACACGCCCTATGAAGGCCGCTACAAGGTTGCGGTGATCGACGGTGCCGAGAAAATGAATCCGCAGGCCTGCAACGCCTTCCTCAAAACGCTGGAAGAACCCCCCGGCTCAACGCTCCTGATCCTGGTCACGTCGAATCCCTACCAGATGCTGCCGACGCTGATCTCGCGCTGCCAGGGGGTGATGTTCCATCCGCTGCCGCCGGAAGCGTTGCGTTCCATCCTCGAAACCCACCCGGACAGCGAAGGCATGCTGGACGAGGAAATCGAATTACGGGTGCTGCGTTCGCAGGGCCAGGTGGCGCGTGCCCTGGCGGAAGATGTGGCCGAGATCGCCCGCTACCGGGAGGAACTGCTGGCATTGATCGGCCAGTTGAGTTTTCGCCGCATGGACGTGCTGTTTCAATGGTCGCGCGAGGTGGCCCGTGGCGGCGACACGCAAAAGATATTGGAAGAACTGCTGGGCCTGCTGCGTGACCTCGCCGTGCTGCAGGCGGGTTGCGGCGCCGAGGCCTTGAACAATCGCGATCTTGCGTCCCGGCTGGCTCCGCTCACACAGGGCAAATCGCGCGCTGCGGTGTTGCACATGATGGATGCGGTGTTCCGCACCCGTCACATTTTGAATATGAATGCCAACGTTCAGCTCTCTCTGGAGAACATGCTTCTTCAGTTCTGTGAAGCGGCGTGA
- a CDS encoding 4Fe-4S ferredoxin: MAVAERAKRSAQRKRKPKELAVINEACTGCSGSPICITECPVENCMYEVQNPYAPAFNVVLVDELLCIGCKKCVSKGPMDTFLEGCPWDAIDMLPLSDYEKKYGEMPY; the protein is encoded by the coding sequence ATGGCCGTAGCCGAAAGAGCAAAACGTTCCGCACAGAGAAAACGCAAGCCGAAAGAGTTAGCAGTTATCAACGAAGCGTGCACCGGTTGCAGCGGCTCGCCGATCTGCATCACCGAATGTCCGGTGGAAAACTGCATGTACGAAGTGCAGAATCCCTACGCCCCGGCGTTCAACGTGGTGCTGGTGGATGAACTGTTGTGCATCGGGTGCAAGAAATGCGTTTCCAAGGGGCCCATGGACACGTTCCTGGAAGGGTGTCCCTGGGATGCCATCGATATGCTGCCTCTGTCGGATTACGAAAAGAAGTACGGGGAAATGCCCTATTAG